A segment of the Kluyveromyces marxianus DMKU3-1042 DNA, complete genome, chromosome 5 genome:
TAGATCTAAAGTGAGTAATATTGGCGGGAAAGTTGTTTCCTCTATTGATCACTTTTGTTCCATCGTCACCAATGAATTTAGGGTATTACATGAGGATCCAGAAATACCGATGTTTTATTGCGATGAAAACAGTTCTCTTCCTGAAATAGAGGAAGCAATGGATGTAttgaaaagtgaaaaatggCAATTCCTATCTGGTCCAAAATTTTCTGTTACATGCAATGACATTACCATAAAAGTTGACAAAGGTGTAATTATTGAATCAGATATACCACAACTTGTTGGACAGCCGTTTTATAAATTTTACGATGAGATTAACGAGAATGATGAGATATTCCATCAATTACTGTAAATAGATTATTTATTAAAACATTTTAGTTTATCTGCTTGCATTTTGTTACTTCTGGGTGTTGAGGTAAAGCATATGCGAAATCCTCGACATATAGTATTCCTTTTCTATCCAAAATGTATAGTGTGTGACCATCGCTACTGAATCTCATTGAGGCAGCTTCTCTCATTCGATATGCATTTGAAACCATATCGACGGTGAGAATTCGccttttttcattatccATCATCGTAGGCGCAAATAACATATATACTGTTCCATTCCTATCAAGGAAAGCAATTGAATCATTTCTTGGAGATACTTCACATTTGTGGATTTTTGATCCCAATTCGTTTAGACGGAGTAGCATTGTTGGCTGAGCAACACTTTGTACCCCATTCATTGATTCAATTTTAGTATTTATGACTATTGGCGGTGCATTGAAGGCAACAGATGTGACACACATTAAATTAGGGTTTCCTGGGAATAGCTTGGTGTCAGTTATACCTTCAGATTCGAGAGAAGTGTCCAATAGACGTAAAGATTTCATCACAAGTCTAGGTTCATTAATTTTTCTCAATGATATAACAAGGAACCTTGATTCCAAAGCAGTTGAGCATGATAAATATTTTCCATCCGAGGAAAACTGAAGCGTATGTATCGGGTCACGATAAGGGAGAGTAATGGTAATTGGTTGTGGAAACAGCCAATTTTGGCTAGTTTTATCAAATTCAATCCTATGAAGCAACAATAGTGCTTGTTCTGCACCGGTGGTTCTATCTCTACCGGTGATACCACATGATATCGTAGATGTTATCGGGTTGATGTCCACCGAACGAATTGGGAATGAAGAGCAATAGGTGTAAATTGGTTCACCTCCTTTTTCTAAATCAAAGACTCTAAAAATGCCTCGAGTACCTGCCACTACCAAGAGCCTATTGCTTAATTTGCAATATATATGCTCCCATTGGGCGAGTGCTGTTTCTGCGCTATTAtctcttgtttttttccttgtaGTCCTCATTGTTGATGCGTCCCAAGATTCGTTGTATATAGGCTTTAATGACATAAGATTTGTGGGCATAGAAAGGGATTCGAAATTCGGTCCGTATTCTCCAGCGCTGTTACCGCAAAATAATAAAGCTGGTTCTTTTGATTTGGAGCCGGAGTTGGCATACGGTATAGAAAAGACCTCCCATTTATTTGGTGTAATAAGTGCAAACTTAGTGCAGTCCGGCGAAATAGAATTATTAATGAAAAGTTTGGATTTAGTGCGCAAGAATTTGGAATGTGTACTGAATTGAGAACGTTTTCTGTACATGGGGAAACATTTCGCAAAATAAAACTCCTTTTCTTCGTTGTACTCTGATGAAAGGGTGGATGTTGATATAGGGAATTGGGGAGGCTCCATTACAGAGCCACTATTGTCCTGAATTGGTAACGTCTTTGAGTTCGATATATTGTCTAATGACATTGAATCTACCAGGGCTTGTTCATCCATTGATATTCTGGAGGAAGCTTGTGCATCGCTACTTTCCTTTGAGAAACTCGAGGGCTTCTTTTCGAGCGATTCATCATCAGTGGCAACTTTAGTGGCAACCTGAAGGAACAATGAGAGCAATGAATGAGATTTGTCCGAGGGACGTCGAGTTCGTTGAACTCCCATTGGTGTCGCATTCTGCTCAATTATTATATCGTCGTTTGATAGCGTATTACTTTGATAGAATCGTAGCTGATCATAAAGATGCCGTAGTGGTTGGATAGGACCAATGCCTCGCACACCTGTTGCGTGGCACACTGGGCAATCTTCAGACAAGTTTTCGACTTCTTTGGCAAGTTGTTCTGACACAATGCATCCACATGACTGCATATACGCATCACCGACGTATTTATATTTCACTGTAAGCTTGCTTCCAGATCGAAGAATCTCACTGGGCAGAAATAGGTTCTGGCCTATATCGTTAAGTATTTGTTCGAGTGACATTGATCCAAGGTTTCGAGTTATAGGCACAGTAGGTGGTTCTGTACCAGAccagaaaagagagagcGTAAAAAGTAAGTAATATTTGAAAGCGTATTGAGGTATGAATAGCTCACCTCTTGGGTCTCTATAGACCACTAGACCGTTGAGAGAGTCAATAATTGGGACCTTCTTTGTTTATTCAGCGTGCTTTGTATTTTATACATTACATACAAGTTTGTTTGTTATCTTGTAATCTATTATGGACAAAAACCTTCAAGATGCCATGCCGTACTAGCGATGCGTTGTAACAATGTAGGGCGAAAATCGTAGTgggaatttttttttttttttttttttttgggacCTAGACTAGACATCTTTTAGTAGCCAGATAGCCAGCTAGCTGGCTATCAGGGGTTGCCTCTTCTCGAGACGGGCGTTTTCGGG
Coding sequences within it:
- the PTR3 gene encoding Ptr3p is translated as MSLEQILNDIGQNLFLPSEILRSGSKLTVKYKYVGDAYMQSCGCIVSEQLAKEVENLSEDCPVCHATGVRGIGPIQPLRHLYDQLRFYQSNTLSNDDIIIEQNATPMGVQRTRRPSDKSHSLLSLFLQVATKVATDDESLEKKPSSFSKESSDAQASSRISMDEQALVDSMSLDNISNSKTLPIQDNSGSVMEPPQFPISTSTLSSEYNEEKEFYFAKCFPMYRKRSQFSTHSKFLRTKSKLFINNSISPDCTKFALITPNKWEVFSIPYANSGSKSKEPALLFCGNSAGEYGPNFESLSMPTNLMSLKPIYNESWDASTMRTTRKKTRDNSAETALAQWEHIYCKLSNRLLVVAGTRGIFRVFDLEKGGEPIYTYCSSFPIRSVDINPITSTISCGITGRDRTTGAEQALLLLHRIEFDKTSQNWLFPQPITITLPYRDPIHTLQFSSDGKYLSCSTALESRFLVISLRKINEPRLVMKSLRLLDTSLESEGITDTKLFPGNPNLMCVTSVAFNAPPIVINTKIESMNGVQSVAQPTMLLRLNELGSKIHKCEVSPRNDSIAFLDRNGTVYMLFAPTMMDNEKRRILTVDMVSNAYRMREAASMRFSSDGHTLYILDRKGILYVEDFAYALPQHPEVTKCKQIN